In Cervus elaphus chromosome 29, mCerEla1.1, whole genome shotgun sequence, a single window of DNA contains:
- the LOC122685862 gene encoding L-threonine 3-dehydrogenase, mitochondrial, whose protein sequence is MPVVRMLRRVACWMLQNPACGCRAPVLPSRFLGTSPRQIPMDANFHSTSFLGADQQRVLITGGLGQLGVGLANFLRKRFGKDNVILSDIRKPPEHVFLSGPFIYSDILDYKNLREIVVNNRITWLFHYSALLSAVGEANVSLARAVNITGLHNVLDVAAEHGLRLFVPSTIGAFGPTSPRNPTPDLCIQRPRTIYGVSKVHAELMGEYYYYRYGLDFRCLRYPGIISADSQPGGGTTDYAVQIFHEAVKNGRFECNLKPDTRLPMMYIDDCLRATLEVMEAPAESLSMRTYNINAMSFTPAELAQEVLKHVPEFQVTYSVDPVRQAIADSWPMNFDDSNARKDWGWKHDIDLPELVTTMLNFHGSENRVAQAN, encoded by the exons ATGCCAGTTGTTCGGATGTTGCGGCGGGTTGCCTGCTGGATGCTGCAGAACCCGGCCTGTGGCTGCCGGGCTCCTGTCCTGCCCAGTCGGTTTCTGGGCACCTCCCCTCGGCAGATTCCAATGGATGCCAACTTCCACTCCACTTCATTCTTGGGAGCAGACCAGCAGCGTGTCTTAATTAcag gGGGTCTTGGCCAGCTTGGAGTGGGGCTTGCTAACTTTCTGAG GAAACGATTCGGGAAGGACAATGTGATTCTGTCTGACATTCGTAAGCCCCCGGAACACGTCTTCCTTAGTG GCCCGTTTATTTATTCTGACATCCTGGATTACAAGAATCTTCGGGAGATTGTGGTGAACAACCGCATCACCTGGCTGTTTCATTACAGCGCCCTGCTCAGCGCAGTGGGAGAAGCAAACGTGTCCCTGGCCAGAGCCGTGAACATCACTG GACTGCACAATGTCCTGGACGTTGCCGCAGAGCACGGCCTGCGATTGTTTGTGCCAAGCACCATCGGGGCATTCGGACCTACTTCTCCACGGAACCCAACCCCTGACCTCTGCATCCAGAGACCCAGGACCATCTATGGGGTGTCCAAGGTCCACGCTGAGCTCATGGGCGAG TATTATTATTACCGGTATGGATTAGATTTCCGATGCCTGAGATATCCTGGGATCATTTCTGCTGACTCCCAGCCTGGAGGAGGAACAACTG ACTATGCAGTCCAGATCTTCCATGAAGCTGTCAAGAATGGCAGATTTGAGTGCAACCTGAAACCCGACACCAGGCTCCCAATGATGTACATTGATGACTGCCTCCGGGCCACGCTGGAGGTCATGGAGGCCCCAGCAGAGTCCCTGTCCATGAGAACCTACAACATCAACGCCATGAGCTTCACCCCCGCGGAGTTGGCCCAGGAGGTGCTCAAGCATGTGCCAGAATTCCAGGTCACCTACAGCGTGGACCCTGTCCGACAGGCCATAG CGGATAGTTGGCCAATGAACTTTGATGATAGCAACGCTCGGAAGGACTGGGGATGGAAGCACGATATTGACCTCCCAGAGCTGGTGACGACAATGTTGAACTTCCACGGTTCTGAGAACAGAGTTGCCCAGGCTAACTGA